A window of the Lepus europaeus isolate LE1 chromosome 5, mLepTim1.pri, whole genome shotgun sequence genome harbors these coding sequences:
- the ICMT gene encoding protein-S-isoprenylcysteine O-methyltransferase has translation MAGCAARAPPGSEARLSLATFLLGASVLALPLLTRAGLQGRTGLALYVAGLNALLLLLYRPPRYQIAIRACFLGFVFGCGVLLSFSQSSWNHFGWYVCSLSLFHYSEYLVTAVNNPKSLSLDSFLLNHSLEYTVAALSSWIEFTLENIFWPELKQITWVSATGLLMVVFGECLRKAAMFTAGSNFNHVVQNEKSDTHTLVTSGVYAWFRHPSYVGWFYWSIGTQVMLCNPICGVVYALTVWRFFRDRTEEEEISLIHFFGEEYLEYKKRVPTGLPFIQGVKVEL, from the exons ATGGCGGGCTGCGCGGCGCGGGCTCCGCCGGGCTCCGAGGCGCGCCTCAGCCTCGCCACCTTCCTGCTGGGCGCCTCGGTGCTCGCGCTGCCGCTGCTCACGCGCGCCGGCCTGCAGGGCCGCACCGGGCTGGCGCTCTACGTGGCCGGGCTCAacgcgctgctgctgctgctctaccGGCCGCCGCGCTACCAG ATAGCCATCCGGGCTTGCTTCCTCGGCTTTGTGTTCGGCTGCGGCGTGCTGCTAAGTTTCAGCCAGTCCTCCTGGAATCACTTTGGCTG GTACGTGTGTTCCCTGTCGCTGTTCCACTACTCGGAGTACTTGGTGACCGCTGTCAACAACCCCAAGAGCCTGTCCCTGGACTCCTTCCTCCTGAACCACAGCCTGGAGTACACGGTGGCCGCGCTCTCCTCCTGGATCGAGTTCACCCTGGAGAATATCTTCTGGCCAG AGCTGAAGCAGATCACCTGGGTCAGCGCCACGGGGCTGCTGATGGTGGTCTTCGGAGAATGCCTGAGGAAAGCGGCCATGTTCACCGCCGGCTCCAACTTCAACCACGTGGTGCAGAATGAAAAGTCGGACACGCACACTCTGGTGACGAGCGGGGTGTACGCCTGGTTCCGGCACCCCTCCTACGTCGGGTGGTTCTACTGGAGCATCGGGACCCAG GTGATGCTGTGCAACCCCATCTGTGGTGTCGTCTACGCCCTGACCGTGTGGCGCTTCTTCCGCGACCGAACAGAAGAAGAGGAGATCTCCTTAATCCACTTTTTCGGCGAGGAGTACCTGGAGTATAAGAAGAGGGTGCCCACGGGGCTGCCTTTCATACAGGGGGTGAAGGTGGAGCTATGA
- the RNF207 gene encoding RING finger protein 207 isoform X1 — protein MSGAIFAPPEGPGALDAASGHPLVCPLCHAQYERPCLLDCFHDFCAGCLRGCTADGRVACPLCQHQTVVKGPSGLPPVDRLLQFLVDSSRDGVEAVHCANCDLDCSKQDAETACFCNTCGQPLCARCRDETHRARMFARHDIVALGQRSRDVLQKCPLHAEPYLMFSTDRKSLLCIRCFRDLQGESRAHCVDLESAYVQGCERLEQAVRAVKALQAATREAIALLQAMVEEVRHSAEEEAAAIHALFDSVQEKLAERKALLLQAVQSQYEEKDQAFKEQLSHLATLLPTLQIHLVICSSFLSLANKAEFLDLGYELMERLQRVVTRPHRLRPAQSSKIASDYRAEFARCLEPLLLLGPRRAAGAQGGANTHTRCLSRLAGGSGPKVLMGPSCPSPVRKVSRSPVQKPTLHRSISTKVLLADGEDTPFAEHCRHYEDSYRGLQAEVQNLKDQVQELHRDLTKHHSLIRAEIMADILHRSLRLDAQIDSEYASVEAMRAVFQEIWEESYQRLAGEQEIYEAQLRDLFQLKQENAHLTTITKHITPYVRSIAKVKERLEPRFQASEEPEYPQAAYDASRNGEAPASLLLPGSVASAEPPCVN, from the exons ATGTCGGGCGCTATCTTCGCGCCCCCGGAGGGGCCGGGCGCCCTGGATGCCGCGAGCGGCCATCCGCTCGTGTGCCCGCTGTGCCACGCGCAGTACGAGCGCCCGTGCCTGCTGGACTGCTTCCATGACTTCTGCGCGGGCTGCCTGCGTGGCTGCACCGCCGACGGCCGCGTCGCCTGCCCGCTGTGCCA ACACCAGACCGTGGTGAAGGGGCCGAGCGGGCTCCCGCCGGTGGACCGGCTGCTGCAGTTCCTGGTGGACAGCTCCAGGGATGGCGTGGAGGCCGTGCACTGTGCCAACTGTGACCTGGACTGCAGCAAGCAG GACGCGGAGACCGCGTGCTTCTGCAACACGTGCGGGCAGCCCCTGTGCGCGCGCTGCCGCGACGAGACGCACCGGGCGCGCATGTTCGCGCGCCACGACATCGTGGCCCTGGGCCAGCGCAGCCGCGACGTGCTCCAGAAGTGCC CGCTGCACGCCGAGCCCTACCTCATGTTCTCCACCGACAGGAAATCGCTGCTGTGCATCCGCTGCTTCCGGGACTTGCAGGG GGAGAGCAGAGCCCATTGCGTGGACCTGGAGTCGGCCTACGTGCAGGGCTGTGAGCGGCTGGAGCAGGCGGTGCGG GCCGTGAAAGCCCTGCAGGCGGCCACGCGGGAGGCCATCGCGCTGCTGCAGGCCATGGTGGAGGAGGTGCGGCACAGCGCCGAGGAGGAGGCAGCCGCCATCCACGCGCTCTTCGACAGCGTGCAG GAGAAACTGGCGGAGAGGAAGGCGTTGCTGCTACAGGCTGTGCAGAG ccaatACGAGGAGAAGGACCAGGCCTTCAAGGAGCAGCTCTCCCACTTGGCCACCCTCCTGCCTACCCTGCAG ATCCACCTGGTCATCTGCTCCTCCTTCCTCAGCTTGGCCAACAAGGCTGAGTTCCTGGACCTGGGTTAT GAGCTGATGGAGAGGCTGCAGCGCGTGGTCACGCGGCCGCACCGCCTAAGGCCGGCGCAGAGCAGCAAG ATCGCCAGCGACTACCGCGCCGAGTTCGCGCGCTGCCTGGAGCCGCTGCTGCTGCTAGGGCCGCGCAGAGCCGCGGGCGCGCAGGGTGGCGCCAATAC CCACACCCGCTGTCTCTCCAGGCTGGCAGGGGGCTCAGGCCCCAAGGTGCTCATGGgacccagctgcccctccccagtGAGAAAGGTGTCCCGGTCACCAGTCCAAAAGCCCACGCTGCACCGGTCCATAAGCACCAAGGTGCTGCTGGCCGACGGTGAGGACACGCCCTTCGCGGAGCACTGCCGCCACTACGAGGACTCCTACCGG GGTCTGCAGGCAGAGGTGCAGAACCTGAAGGACCAGGTACAGGAGCTGCACCGCGACCTCACCAAGCACCACTCGCTCATCAGAGCCGAGATCATGGCCGACATCCTGCACAGGTCCCTGCGGCTGGACGCACAGATAGACTCGGAGTACGCCTCCGTGGAGGCCATGAGAGCGGTCTTCCAGGAG ATCTGGGAGGAATCCTACCAGCGGCTGGCCGGCGAGCAGGAGATCTATGAAG CGCAGCTGCGTGACCTCTTCCAGCTGAAGCAGGAGAATGCCCACCTGACCACCATCACCAAGCACATCACGCCCTACGTCCGCTCCATCGCCAAGGTGAAGGAGCGGCTGGAGCCCAG GTTTCAGGCATCTGAAGAGCCAGAATATCCACAAGCTGCGTACGACGCCAGCAGGAACGGGGAGGCCCCGGCCAG CTTGCTGCTGCCCGGCTCCGTGGCCTCGGCTGAGCCTCCGTGCGTGAACTAG
- the HES3 gene encoding transcription factor HES-3, which produces MEKKRRARINVSLEQLKSLLEKHYSHQIRKRKLEKADILELSVKYMKSLQSSLQGLWPASSAAEYPLGFRSCLPGVSLLLRCGEEGGGGRRCPLVPERAAGGSTMDSASPGREAPSVLGPCAAAVWAPAPSACGPTSTPPRLLLPGGLPGSSTSILAPQAASRGRAESPGPGLRVWRPW; this is translated from the exons ATGGAGAAGAAGCGGCGGGCTCGCATCAACGTGTCGCTGGAGCAGCTCAAGTCGCTGCTGGAGAAACACTACTCACACCAG ATCCGCAAACGCAAGCTGGAGAAAGCCGACATCCTGGAGTTGAGCGTCAAGTACATGAAAAGCCTTCAGAGCTCCTTACAAG GGCTCTGGCCCGCATCCAGCGCAGCCGAGTACCCGCTGGGCTTCCGCAGCTGCCTACCCGGCGTCAGCCTGCTCCTACGGTGCGGAGAggaaggcggcggcggccggcgcTGCCCCCTGGTGCCCGAGCGCGCGGCCGGCGGCAGCACCAtggacagcgccagccccggccgAGAGGCGCCCTCGGTGCTAGGCCCGTGCGCCGCGGCGGTCTGGGCGCCTGctccctccgcctgcggcccgaCGTCCACGCCGCCGCGGCTCCTCCTCCCCGGAGGCCTCCCCGGCTCGTCCACTAGCATCTTGGCGCCACAGGCAGCGTCGCGCGGCCGAGCTGAGAGCCCGGGGCCCGGGCTGCGTGTGTGGCGACCCTGGTGA
- the RNF207 gene encoding RING finger protein 207 isoform X3 has translation MSGAIFAPPEGPGALDAASGHPLVCPLCHAQYERPCLLDCFHDFCAGCLRGCTADGRVACPLCQHQTVVKGPSGLPPVDRLLQFLVDSSRDGVEAVHCANCDLDCSKQDAETACFCNTCGQPLCARCRDETHRARMFARHDIVALGQRSRDVLQKCPLHAEPYLMFSTDRKSLLCIRCFRDLQGESRAHCVDLESAYVQGCERLEQAVRAVKALQAATREAIALLQAMVEEVRHSAEEEAAAIHALFDSVQEKLAERKALLLQAVQSQYEEKDQAFKEQLSHLATLLPTLQIHLVICSSFLSLANKAEFLDLGYELMERLQRVVTRPHRLRPAQSSKIASDYRAEFARCLEPLLLLGPRRAAGAQGGANTHTRCLSRLAGGSGPKVLMGPSCPSPVRKVSRSPVQKPTLHRSISTKVLLADGEDTPFAEHCRHYEDSYRGLQAEVQNLKDQVPAAGRTDRLGVRLRGGHESGLPGDLGGILPAAGRRAGDL, from the exons ATGTCGGGCGCTATCTTCGCGCCCCCGGAGGGGCCGGGCGCCCTGGATGCCGCGAGCGGCCATCCGCTCGTGTGCCCGCTGTGCCACGCGCAGTACGAGCGCCCGTGCCTGCTGGACTGCTTCCATGACTTCTGCGCGGGCTGCCTGCGTGGCTGCACCGCCGACGGCCGCGTCGCCTGCCCGCTGTGCCA ACACCAGACCGTGGTGAAGGGGCCGAGCGGGCTCCCGCCGGTGGACCGGCTGCTGCAGTTCCTGGTGGACAGCTCCAGGGATGGCGTGGAGGCCGTGCACTGTGCCAACTGTGACCTGGACTGCAGCAAGCAG GACGCGGAGACCGCGTGCTTCTGCAACACGTGCGGGCAGCCCCTGTGCGCGCGCTGCCGCGACGAGACGCACCGGGCGCGCATGTTCGCGCGCCACGACATCGTGGCCCTGGGCCAGCGCAGCCGCGACGTGCTCCAGAAGTGCC CGCTGCACGCCGAGCCCTACCTCATGTTCTCCACCGACAGGAAATCGCTGCTGTGCATCCGCTGCTTCCGGGACTTGCAGGG GGAGAGCAGAGCCCATTGCGTGGACCTGGAGTCGGCCTACGTGCAGGGCTGTGAGCGGCTGGAGCAGGCGGTGCGG GCCGTGAAAGCCCTGCAGGCGGCCACGCGGGAGGCCATCGCGCTGCTGCAGGCCATGGTGGAGGAGGTGCGGCACAGCGCCGAGGAGGAGGCAGCCGCCATCCACGCGCTCTTCGACAGCGTGCAG GAGAAACTGGCGGAGAGGAAGGCGTTGCTGCTACAGGCTGTGCAGAG ccaatACGAGGAGAAGGACCAGGCCTTCAAGGAGCAGCTCTCCCACTTGGCCACCCTCCTGCCTACCCTGCAG ATCCACCTGGTCATCTGCTCCTCCTTCCTCAGCTTGGCCAACAAGGCTGAGTTCCTGGACCTGGGTTAT GAGCTGATGGAGAGGCTGCAGCGCGTGGTCACGCGGCCGCACCGCCTAAGGCCGGCGCAGAGCAGCAAG ATCGCCAGCGACTACCGCGCCGAGTTCGCGCGCTGCCTGGAGCCGCTGCTGCTGCTAGGGCCGCGCAGAGCCGCGGGCGCGCAGGGTGGCGCCAATAC CCACACCCGCTGTCTCTCCAGGCTGGCAGGGGGCTCAGGCCCCAAGGTGCTCATGGgacccagctgcccctccccagtGAGAAAGGTGTCCCGGTCACCAGTCCAAAAGCCCACGCTGCACCGGTCCATAAGCACCAAGGTGCTGCTGGCCGACGGTGAGGACACGCCCTTCGCGGAGCACTGCCGCCACTACGAGGACTCCTACCGG GGTCTGCAGGCAGAGGTGCAGAACCTGAAGGACCAG GTCCCTGCGGCTGGACGCACAGATAGACTCGGAGTACGCCTCCGTGGAGGCCATGAGAGCGGTCTTCCAGGAG ATCTGGGAGGAATCCTACCAGCGGCTGGCCGGCGAGCAGGAGATCTATGA
- the GPR153 gene encoding probable G-protein coupled receptor 153 yields the protein MSDERRLPGSAVGWLACGGLSLLANAWGILSVGAKQQKWKPLEFLLCTLAATHMLNVAVPIATYAVVQLRRQRPDYEWNEGLCKVFVSTFYTLTLATCFSVTSLSYHRMWMVRWPVNYRLSNAKKQAVHTVMGIWMVSFILSALPAVGWHDTSERFYTHGCRFIVAEIGLGFGVCFLLLVGGSVAMGVVCTAIALFQTLAVQVGRRADRRAFTVPTIVVEDAQGKRRSSIDGSEPAKTSLQITGLVATIVVIYDCLMGFPVLVVSFSSLRADAAAPWMVLCVLWCSVTQALLLPVFLWACDRYRADLKAVWEKCVALMANDEDADDETSLEGGAAPDLALERSVDYGYGGDFVALDRTATYELSALEGGLPQLCPLQEERMQYLQVPATRRFSHDDADVWAAVPLPTAFLPRWGSGEDLAALAHLVLPPAPERRRGSLLAFAEDAPPFRPRRRSAESLLSLRPLDGGPRRAHDSPPGSPGSRRRRRRRPGPGARSASASLLPDAFALTAFEREPQALGRPPAPPGTFPAAAAALDDAEPSEAPTPPGGAERSPRPRLAAPAHAGPLRTSLSASWGEPGGLRAAGGGSTSSFLSSPSESSGYVTLHSDSLGSAS from the exons ATGAGTGACGAGCGGCGGCTGCCTGGCAGCGCGGTGGGCTGGCTGGCGTGTGGAGGCCTCTCCCTGCTGGCCAACGCCTGGGGCATCCTCAGCGTGGGTGCCAAGCAGCAGAAGTGGAAGCCGCTGGAGTTCCTGCTGTGCACGCTTGCGGCCACGCACATGCTCAACGTGGCGGTGCCCATCGCCACCTACGCCGTGGTGCAGCTGCGGCGGCAGCGCCCCGACTACGAGTGGAACGAGGGCCTCTGCAAGGTCTTCGTGTCCACCTTCTACACTCTCACCCTGGCCACCTGCTTCTCCGTCACCTCCCTCTCCTACCACCGCATGTGGATGGTCCGCTGGCCTGTCAACTACAG GCTGAGCAATGCCAAGAAGCAGGCGGTGCACACGGTCATGGGCATCTGGATGGTGTCCTTCATCCTGTCGGCCCTGCCCGCCGTCGGCTGGCACGACACGAGCGAGCGCTTCTACACCCATGGCTGCCGCTTCATCGTGGCTGAGATCGGCCTGGGCTTCGGCgtctgcttcctgctgctggtgGGCGGCAGCGTGGCCATGGGTGTGGTCTGCACAGCCATTGCCCTCTTCCAGACGCTGGCCGTGCAGGTGGGGCGCCGGGCCGACCGCCGTGCCTTCACGGTGCCCACCATCGTGGTGGAGGACGCTCAGGGCAAGCGCCGCTCCTCCATCGATGGCTCCGAGCCTGCCAAGACCTCACTGCAGATCACCGGCCTGGTGGCCACCATCGTCGTCATCTATGACTGCCTCATGGGCTTCCCTGTGCTG GTGGTGAGCTTCAGCAGCCTGCGGGCCGACGCGGCGGCCCCCTGGATGGTGCTGTGCGTGCTGTGGTGCTCTGtgacccaggccctgctgctgcccgTGTTCCTCTGGGCCTGTGACCGCTACCGGGCCGACCTCAAGGCTGTCTGGGAAAAGTGTGTGGCCCTCATGGCCAACGACGAGGACGCCGATGATG AGACCAGCCTGGAGGGAGGCGCCGCCCCGGACCTGGCATTGGAGCGCTCCGTGGACTACGGCTACGGCGGCGACTTCGTGGCTCTGGACAGGACAGCCACGTACGAGCTGTCCGCTCTGGAGGgaggcctgccccagctctgccccctgcaggaAGAGAGGATGCAGTACCTGCAG GTCCCCGCCACGCGGCGCTTCTCCCACGACGACGCGGACGTGTGGGCCGCAGTCCCGCTGCCCACGGCCTTCCTGCCGCGCTGGGGCTCGGGCGAAGACCTGGCCGCCCTGGCACACCTGGTGCTGCCGCCAGCGCCCGAGCGGCGCCGCGGCAGCCTGCTGGCCTTCGCCGAGGACGCACCCCCGTTCCGCCCGCGCCGCCGCTCGGCCGAGAGCCTGCTCTCCCTGCGCCCCCTGGACGGCGGCCCGCGCCGCGCCCACGACTCTCCGCCCGGCAGTCCGGGCagccggcgccgccgccgccgccgccccgggccCGGAGCCCGCTCCGCCTCGGCCTCGCTGCTGCCGGACGCCTTCGCCCTGACCGCCTTCGAACGCGAGCCGCAGGCGCTAGgtcgcccgcccgccccgccgggCACCTtcccggccgcggcggccgcccTGGACGACGCAGAGCCCAGCGAGGCGCCGACGCCCCCTGGCGGCGCAGAGCGGAGCCCGCGGCCGCGCCTGGCCGCGCCTGCGCACGCGGGGCCCCTGCGGACCAGCCTGAGCGCGTCGTGGGGCGAGCCCGGAGGCCTgcgcgcggcgggcggcggcagCACCAGCAGCTTCCTGAGCTCGCCCTCCGAGTCCTCGGGTTACGTCACGCTGCACTCGGACTCGCTGGGCTCGGCGTCCTAG
- the RNF207 gene encoding RING finger protein 207 isoform X2: protein MSGAIFAPPEGPGALDAASGHPLVCPLCHAQYERPCLLDCFHDFCAGCLRGCTADGRVACPLCQHQTVVKGPSGLPPVDRLLQFLVDSSRDGVEAVHCANCDLDCSKQDAETACFCNTCGQPLCARCRDETHRARMFARHDIVALGQRSRDVLQKCPLHAEPYLMFSTDRKSLLCIRCFRDLQGESRAHCVDLESAYVQGCERLEQAVRAVKALQAATREAIALLQAMVEEVRHSAEEEAAAIHALFDSVQEKLAERKALLLQAVQSQYEEKDQAFKEQLSHLATLLPTLQIHLVICSSFLSLANKAEFLDLGYELMERLQRVVTRPHRLRPAQSSKIASDYRAEFARCLEPLLLLGPRRAAGAQGGANTLAGGSGPKVLMGPSCPSPVRKVSRSPVQKPTLHRSISTKVLLADGEDTPFAEHCRHYEDSYRGLQAEVQNLKDQVQELHRDLTKHHSLIRAEIMADILHRSLRLDAQIDSEYASVEAMRAVFQEIWEESYQRLAGEQEIYEAQLRDLFQLKQENAHLTTITKHITPYVRSIAKVKERLEPRFQASEEPEYPQAAYDASRNGEAPASLLLPGSVASAEPPCVN from the exons ATGTCGGGCGCTATCTTCGCGCCCCCGGAGGGGCCGGGCGCCCTGGATGCCGCGAGCGGCCATCCGCTCGTGTGCCCGCTGTGCCACGCGCAGTACGAGCGCCCGTGCCTGCTGGACTGCTTCCATGACTTCTGCGCGGGCTGCCTGCGTGGCTGCACCGCCGACGGCCGCGTCGCCTGCCCGCTGTGCCA ACACCAGACCGTGGTGAAGGGGCCGAGCGGGCTCCCGCCGGTGGACCGGCTGCTGCAGTTCCTGGTGGACAGCTCCAGGGATGGCGTGGAGGCCGTGCACTGTGCCAACTGTGACCTGGACTGCAGCAAGCAG GACGCGGAGACCGCGTGCTTCTGCAACACGTGCGGGCAGCCCCTGTGCGCGCGCTGCCGCGACGAGACGCACCGGGCGCGCATGTTCGCGCGCCACGACATCGTGGCCCTGGGCCAGCGCAGCCGCGACGTGCTCCAGAAGTGCC CGCTGCACGCCGAGCCCTACCTCATGTTCTCCACCGACAGGAAATCGCTGCTGTGCATCCGCTGCTTCCGGGACTTGCAGGG GGAGAGCAGAGCCCATTGCGTGGACCTGGAGTCGGCCTACGTGCAGGGCTGTGAGCGGCTGGAGCAGGCGGTGCGG GCCGTGAAAGCCCTGCAGGCGGCCACGCGGGAGGCCATCGCGCTGCTGCAGGCCATGGTGGAGGAGGTGCGGCACAGCGCCGAGGAGGAGGCAGCCGCCATCCACGCGCTCTTCGACAGCGTGCAG GAGAAACTGGCGGAGAGGAAGGCGTTGCTGCTACAGGCTGTGCAGAG ccaatACGAGGAGAAGGACCAGGCCTTCAAGGAGCAGCTCTCCCACTTGGCCACCCTCCTGCCTACCCTGCAG ATCCACCTGGTCATCTGCTCCTCCTTCCTCAGCTTGGCCAACAAGGCTGAGTTCCTGGACCTGGGTTAT GAGCTGATGGAGAGGCTGCAGCGCGTGGTCACGCGGCCGCACCGCCTAAGGCCGGCGCAGAGCAGCAAG ATCGCCAGCGACTACCGCGCCGAGTTCGCGCGCTGCCTGGAGCCGCTGCTGCTGCTAGGGCCGCGCAGAGCCGCGGGCGCGCAGGGTGGCGCCAATAC GCTGGCAGGGGGCTCAGGCCCCAAGGTGCTCATGGgacccagctgcccctccccagtGAGAAAGGTGTCCCGGTCACCAGTCCAAAAGCCCACGCTGCACCGGTCCATAAGCACCAAGGTGCTGCTGGCCGACGGTGAGGACACGCCCTTCGCGGAGCACTGCCGCCACTACGAGGACTCCTACCGG GGTCTGCAGGCAGAGGTGCAGAACCTGAAGGACCAGGTACAGGAGCTGCACCGCGACCTCACCAAGCACCACTCGCTCATCAGAGCCGAGATCATGGCCGACATCCTGCACAGGTCCCTGCGGCTGGACGCACAGATAGACTCGGAGTACGCCTCCGTGGAGGCCATGAGAGCGGTCTTCCAGGAG ATCTGGGAGGAATCCTACCAGCGGCTGGCCGGCGAGCAGGAGATCTATGAAG CGCAGCTGCGTGACCTCTTCCAGCTGAAGCAGGAGAATGCCCACCTGACCACCATCACCAAGCACATCACGCCCTACGTCCGCTCCATCGCCAAGGTGAAGGAGCGGCTGGAGCCCAG GTTTCAGGCATCTGAAGAGCCAGAATATCCACAAGCTGCGTACGACGCCAGCAGGAACGGGGAGGCCCCGGCCAG CTTGCTGCTGCCCGGCTCCGTGGCCTCGGCTGAGCCTCCGTGCGTGAACTAG